A single window of Vogesella indigofera DNA harbors:
- the minE gene encoding cell division topological specificity factor MinE: MSLIDMIFGKRQKTASIARERLQIILAHERDGKTGAPDYLPALQRELMEVISKYVAVNQDDIKVHLERQDNFEVLEVNIVLPEHQR; the protein is encoded by the coding sequence ATGTCCCTGATCGATATGATTTTTGGCAAGCGCCAGAAAACGGCCTCCATCGCCCGTGAACGCCTGCAGATCATCCTGGCGCACGAACGCGACGGCAAGACCGGCGCGCCGGACTACCTGCCGGCGCTGCAGCGCGAGCTGATGGAAGTGATCTCCAAGTACGTGGCGGTGAACCAGGACGACATCAAGGTGCACCTGGAACGCCAGGACAACTTCGAGGTACTGGAAGTGAACATCGTCCTGCCGGAACACCAGCGCTGA